The Amphiura filiformis chromosome 12, Afil_fr2py, whole genome shotgun sequence genome includes a region encoding these proteins:
- the LOC140166120 gene encoding uncharacterized protein, which yields MLITMATRILKLPGRWFIPQVKYFQSQPKHLQILPRSSLSTTACKNNEDAEKPKTTELPWQRSSYKYFLPIQTRWSDNDQYGHVNNVIYYSYFDSIINHYLIHSCGLNTNVQTSKIVGYMVDTRCTFREPISFPEIALAGLAISHIGRSSVQYSVAIFAEKKNQHAKSHDVNYPDHNETACAIGQCTHVFVDTSTNRPIKLPDMMREALETISLNNGTNPTSKL from the coding sequence CTTATCACAATGGCTACAAGAATCCTAAAGCTTCCTGGAAGATGGTTTATTCCACAAGTAAAATATTTCCAAAGTCAAccaaaacatctgcaaatcttacCAAGATCTAGCTTATCAACAACAGCTTGCAAAAATAACGAGGATGCTGAGAAGCCTAAAACTACCGAGTTGCCATGGCAGAGGTCATCatacaaatattttttgccgattcAGACCAGGTGGTCAGACAATGACCAATATGGACATGTAAACaatgttatttattattcatatttTGACTCCATTATCAACCACTACCTCATCCATTCCTGCGGACTCAATACGAATGTACAAACTTCGAAGATCGTTGGTTATATGGTGGATACCAGATGTACCTTCAGAGAGCCAATCAGCTTTCCAGAAATAGCACTAGCTGGGTTGGCCATATCACATATTGGCCGATCAAGTGTGCAATATTCTGTAGCCATTTTTGCTGAAAAGAAGAACCAACATGCCAAGTCACATGATGTCAACTATCCTGATCATAATGAAACAGCTTGTGCTATTGGACAATGTACCCATGTTTTTGTTGATACATCTACAAATCGACCAATCAAATTACCAGATATGATGAGGGAAGCATTGGAGACAATTTCTTTAAATAATGGAACAAACCCCACTAGCAAATTGTAG